AACGATTTTCACAACATCGTTGTCTCGTTTAACCAACTTCACACACATgtaggaaaaacaaaaacaataaacttTCATTGTTGCCACCGTATCACACAATACGCCCCAAATCACAAAACACGAtaaaactgtaataattatgattaaaaaatcctacattccAATCCAATTAACAAAAACACTCAGAACCGAACAGGACAGCATATCCCAATTACGTGATTTATTCTTTGAACCAAAAGTTTAAGTGAGTTGGGTCCTAGGGGCTCATCAGAACCAGTGCTACTCACAATTTACCCACCAACAGCGTCCTCACATGGAAAGTAGCGGGGAATCGAACCCATTAGATATGAGTCTGGTCCTTACTAACTGGACCAAAATTATCGGCGGCGGTTGCGGTTGATATGGCGGACAAATGCGGCCGATGTGGTCAAAATTGCGGTGGCGGATGGTTAAAATACCTTGATGTTGTGGCCCAAATCACGGTGGCGGAccgttttttaaaaccttggtgACAACAAGAGTAGTGTGTGTGTGGAGAAGCGTTAGTTACCTATTAGCGTGGAGCAACGCAGCGGGACCGAGATAGGACTCGGGGTTCCACCAGTAGCTGGGGCAAGAGGTGCTACAGCAGGCGCAGAGAATGCACTCGTACATCCCGTCGAGCTTCTCCCTCTCCTTCTTGCTCTGCAGAATCTCTTTTCCCGGCACCGGTGGGTTCTTCCTCTTCAGCCAGGGCTCGATACTCTTATACTGATTGTAGAAGTTCGTCATGTCCACGACCAGGTCCTTGATCACGAACATGTGCGGCAGAGGAGTGATCGTCGTGGCGGCGGAGTTTTTTTCCGAGGGGATCTTGGTGAGGCACGCCAGGCCGTTGCAGCCGTCGATGTTCATTGCGCAGGAGCCGCAGATCCCCTCGCGGCACGAGCGGCGGAACGTGAGGCTCGGGTCGATCTCGTTCTTGATCTTGATGAGCGCGTCGAGGACCATGGGCCCACACTCCTTTAGGTTGATCTGGTAGTCCTTGAGCTCGGGCTTTGAGGGGTTTTCGGGGTTCCAGCGGTAGATTTGGAAGGTTTTGAGGGTCGGGGTTTCGCGGGCCTTGGGCTCCACCTGCTGGGCCTGCGCCTCCGACGCGTGGGCCCGGAGAATGGCCAGCTTGAACGCCGGCGAGGAGGGGACACGCTGCGCCGCCCTCTTCAGTAACCCCGTCGCCATGGAAGAGAGTGAGTAACGGATTGCGATTGTGTTATTACCGAAATGGGTATTAGGGTCCCTCGGGAGTGTTGTGCGTTCTgcgttttatcttttttatatgaGGGGAGGGTGGGTTGGTGAATTTGGAGGGGGAGTGGGGGTAGATTGGGAAGTTCTCGTTGATTACGGAAAGTACTTGTGATGGGTGACGTGGCAGGAGGGGAAGCGTTCGTGTATTGGTGTTACGTGGGAAGTTTTGTGctgcatttaatttttctaacaaATGAAGCCATGAAGGTGCGTGTTCACCATAAGCCTGTTCGGTCTTCTTGTTGTGTATGAAATCTTAAAATcaaagtttaattatattttttattttcggtTTATTAATTCtgggaaatttttatttttaataaattaatttaatttaacttattttatcttctatttttaaaataaattaaaattttatctttcgTTATATTtgttcattaataaaaataaaagttaagaataaaatttgctataaaataaaataaaaataggtgcaaaatttgtaaaaaaaaattgaaaataaaaaatgtaattatgctAGAGATGAAGGTAAAATTTgcaatcatttaataaaaataggaGATAAAGTAGAATTAAGGGTAAAAGTGAGACTATGCTCAGAGAAACGTTTGTCTAAATAAAACCACGGGtatgtctattttttaaaatttacaattgtTTTAAAAGTAAAGTTTAGAATAAAAGTtaatgaataaagaaaaaattatctgacgatttttcatttttaggttAAAATTGGTTTAAGAGAGTGAGGAAAAACAAAGAGCaaagagaacaaaaattaaCTATACAAAAAGattctcataaatttaaaatcattgaaGGAAAGTCCTTTGATATGATACCACAAGTACACGTGCTCTTTTGATAGATTATCGTTCTCTCCACAATAACTGCGCATTTAACTTTGTAATTATcacaatttaaacaaaatttaacaagggaaaaaaagttgaaatggaattgaTTTagggaaaaataattaagaatcagattacaattaaaaaacaataattaaattggATGAATTCAAATTTAGAAGGCTTCTCGGATTAGGAATTACACATCAAGACTTCTTATTTCAATATTCTTGTCAATTATATTTGAAGACAAATTGATATAAGGTGATTTTTGTCCTCCGTATAactatgtttaatttaattagactATTTATGTTTCTTGCTAATTTATATTTACCCTCTTATGATTAAATCTATAGTCATGACTTAGAACATAAGTTCCTCTCTTATATATTCAACACTTAAGGTTCACTTCTCTAAAAAAACCACTTAAGGTTCACTTGGGACTTCCCTATTATAGAAAATGACAGTAAGcgttaagaaaagaataaaatgaaatttagagAACACCAAAACAATTAGATTAACATCAATAAGGGTCAATGGTTATGCCTCAATCCTAAAATAAAGGAAGCTATTCACGTATAGCCcatagaaactaaaaacaagGACAAGAAAAACATCCACTTCACTCCCTAAGCCGACAATACGCACTGTTTCAAAACTCTATTTTGAAAGTTAGGGTACAATTAGGGTCTAATGTAACATCCTAATTTTAGGACCTAGGATAAGAGTCCCAATTAAGTACTTTATGTCCTTCCTAAAGGATAGATACTTAATGTTGACAAGCTTGTATTCTCACACGTGTATATAAATTCATTCGTTCgcatacatatttaatttaagaggcatacttatatttatatttgttaagagttataaaataagttatttagaagtatttgttttatttctaaGTTGCATACTTATTTCTAAAGTATCATATTCATTCTATGAATGCGTTATAACAAATGTTTATAGTTGAAAGctctttataaattaaaagttattactTGCAGTAGTAGTTTTCATGATTTTAAGAAAAGCATATTATACTAGTATTTCTTTAGGATATTATGAGCCTTATTTACATGATAGTAGTATTAAATTCCTTTTGATGACATTGATGTGTATTGATATATTCAGTTTTACCTAAGGATGACAACACAAGAAAATCAATTagatgtttatatatttttatttttgtatattatatcatctaaaacataaaaaggatAACATAATATGAGTTCATAGCAATATTTTCTCGTATTGGTTATACAAAGTAATTTGAAGTTTCTAAAATTGAGATAATTATATCTCAAGTGTTTTATGCAATATTGTTTAAATCTATTGATCTTTATAGtgaattattttgtataattaaatgTTGAAGTTTATCAAATAAagagttttattaaaataaagttctcttttatgagtattttattaattaacatacatgcatattccTGTAGCTTAGACGGATTAGCTTATAGCTACAGTTAGTGATAATCACTAATTAGTCGCGCAAAGGACTGAATACTTTGGAGCTCTTTTAGAATCAAAATGATCAATCatgcaaaaagaacacaatttatatcttttaaaatgatCTAGGTTATAAAATAACTGTATCAGGATTTTTATACAATCTcaataaaatctaaattttatttttgttctcttaGTATATCCAAAATAAATTCTAAAGAAACCAATTATTGCTATAACAATTcctattgtttgttttactaATTCCTTTCTCAAAACTCAATTGTTATAGCTGTTCATAATATTTTAGATAACTACCTTTGTATCCAAATTTTAATTGTGGTCATTCCATTGTGTCCTAAATTACATCTTAAATTAGtctttttatttaactaaaCATACCAATTTTATTTCTACCATCTTAAATTTCTAACCCAATTTCATTTTAGATTTATATTAATTAGCAACCTTATGCCTCCAGCCAGCAACGTGCCATCCAATTCTTTTAATTCCTTctccaaatttatttataataatatcctTATGTCTTTCTTCCATGTAGCAAAACCCCCACCTTCCATCAACCCCTTTAACTTCTTCTATTCTTAAACTTTCTAAATGCAAATTTTGGAGCACCAAGGATTCACCACCGGCACATTCTCATATCTTTCCATAGGCCCTTTCAGCACATGCCGTATAGCTGTGTGATAAAAGCAATAAACTGTAGTGTTTGACATGATACTTGCTATGTATTTTTAGTGGGAAATAGACGTCATAAGGgttttatgtctttttgaaatttctgattgttcattttttgagaattgattatgaattttataaGATGAATATGAGATGGAATAAAATTTTGCAATTTGTTCTTCTTTAGAGATGGAATGAGATTTGATTTAAGGAAGCTATGGtagttgaaaaattattgaaaaaattccAGTGCTTTCTTTATAATTGGGAGATTTTCTGTAAATTCTTAGccccaaataatatttttttctgctTTCTTTTTTATAGATTTTCCCACCCAACTACCTTTTATTGATTTAGATTGTTTTCAAGCTAATGTATGGTTCTTATCTGCAGCTTTTGGTTTTAGAAAATTTCATACTTAGTTCCTTCAGTACTAACTATCTACATTTATATCTAGATTTATATGAACCTATAATCATATTACTTAGTATAAATCCCAAAtcctttacttttaaaattcatatttgatGTTTTAACTAGTACTAAACACTTATTCTTTTAAAGActaatgattttgttttatggGTGAGAAAAAGGCTTGTcaaattaaaagagatagatttacAAATGAGGGGtgttttcttgaaaatttaCCCATCCATCTCATTTCTAATGCCAAGagaaagaaactaaaataaaccaTGCATCAAGGCATCTAGGACTTAGTGTTCGTCCGGCTTATTGTCTCCCCAAATATGGTGATATCCCAGGCTTAGTGCTACTACGTACCAAGCTTAGTGTCACTCCAAGTTTTTGGGTTATTCCACTGCTTAGTGTCAAGGGCaccatataaatattatttgggTACCTCTTGTATGACATCATATATGAAAGAGTAATAAAAACTAACTTAGGAACATGCATCGCATTCATATAAGACTTCTAACTTTGTGAGTTTTATGTGTGATTGATATATGTGGATTGTAGTGAGTTTATGTGATGATTAGTGTAAGTATAACTATCTGTGTTTGAGAGATATTAATCTactttattatgattattaatatatttgtttgtgatatATTTGGATGTTTTTGTCAATCTTATAGTTTGGATGTACAATTTGATATACGTGTATGTGTTAAAGGACTTTGATAACATGTGTGTATTTACTCTCCCGCATCTATGGTACTTTAGTACAAAACCTCACTCCTCCTTTCTCTGTGTTTTGGTTTATCTTATGACGAATAGTAGACAAAGGTGGCAAGTACCAAGAGATGCAGCCAAATGGAGTATGAGAATGCTAGAGCAAGAGGCAATTGTACTACCTTGGGGATTTCCCCTCCTTCTCTATTCTCCATCTCAATTATAATACTTTGTAGGGATACAGCCTTGTCAAAGACCCTCTCTCATGGTAATGGAGTGAGACGGGACGAGAACGAGTTTGATATTTCTTAATTCTTGACGAGATTAATTCTTTACATCCATTCTCATCCCCATTTGGGATTAGGTATTCCCGTCCCtagtccaaaatatttttttttaaaaaaaatataataaattttatagaatTATCATATTCAAATGTAATACAAAGATAATAAGTGGTTCATAATTATATACAAGCTACACAGTAATGACACTGTTTTAAGTAAATATCAGTGCAAATAACATACTTGATCAATCATTGACACTACAAACAACATTCAAGATACCAATGTGCAGATAACATACTTTGTCAAGTGAGTGACATTGCAATAACAAGATtcataaagaaataaaactaaagGTCTGTAACAAAATTTTAGTCGAACAAAATGATATATTCAACAATTTAGACAATATTTATTCTCTTTACTTGTGTAACCCTAATGAGATTACatacttaattttatatagTTGTGACTTAAGGGGACGGGTaacaagtacggatacgggaaaaAATGGTTATACATCCCCATCCCCGAAAATAAAACTCAGGTATTAAAAATACTCGTTCCTATGTTCGGTCAACTCAAGTTATTATAGGTGAGAGCGTACAGTTTGTCATACCTATAGGCACTTATTATTAAGTATGTTTGTGTTTTGGTGATAACACTTGCATGGCCTTGTTACCATGTGACTTCTGAGCTACTTTATTTTACGCATTAAATTATACGACATTGAGCTTTAGGCTAAATATATACTAGGATTTTGTAATGGTATATGCCtttactttgatttttattcttaGGCCTTTAGCTACAACTACTCAGTGGGTACCCGAGGGTCACATAGGCTGAAGCCTTGAGCAAGTTTTATTTACACTATTGGTTTACTTGATTTCTAAACAATTTATATACCATTGTTGAACATGTACCTGTTGACAACTTATCCACTTTCAAAACTTGCCACTGCAGTTATttcatttatccattttattttattttaacattaccACATTTTTCAAGCCTTTCAcgggaaat
The Glycine max cultivar Williams 82 chromosome 16, Glycine_max_v4.0, whole genome shotgun sequence genome window above contains:
- the LOC100796630 gene encoding succinate dehydrogenase [ubiquinone] iron-sulfur subunit 2, mitochondrial — its product is MATGLLKRAAQRVPSSPAFKLAILRAHASEAQAQQVEPKARETPTLKTFQIYRWNPENPSKPELKDYQINLKECGPMVLDALIKIKNEIDPSLTFRRSCREGICGSCAMNIDGCNGLACLTKIPSEKNSAATTITPLPHMFVIKDLVVDMTNFYNQYKSIEPWLKRKNPPVPGKEILQSKKEREKLDGMYECILCACCSTSCPSYWWNPESYLGPAALLHANRWISDSRDEYTKERLDAINDEFKLYRCHTILNCARACPKGLNPGKQISHIKSLQPKA